One segment of Candidatus Buchananbacteria bacterium CG10_big_fil_rev_8_21_14_0_10_42_9 DNA contains the following:
- a CDS encoding glycosyltransferase — MKISMVGVDVNNISKTDLLIMIADWLKSKSKRHIVTVNPEFIVAANKDDDFKSILNKADMAVPDGFGLQLFSGFKFKARIAGVDLMVAICKLAADQNKSIYLLGGANNVAKNCADKLLQQIPSLIIAGWQDGVLSDQVNIQSINDANPDIIFVAFGQVKQEKWINQNFAKLRSVKLAMGVGGSFDYLSGTIKRAPKFFRQIGLEWLYRLFKQPTRINRIMNAVLVFPYLVIKSHVQSSH, encoded by the coding sequence ATGAAAATTTCAATGGTTGGAGTAGACGTAAACAACATTTCTAAAACTGATTTACTTATAATGATCGCTGACTGGCTCAAATCTAAATCAAAGCGTCACATAGTAACAGTTAACCCTGAATTTATAGTCGCCGCAAACAAAGACGATGACTTTAAATCTATTTTAAACAAGGCTGACATGGCCGTGCCGGATGGGTTTGGCCTTCAATTGTTTTCTGGTTTTAAATTTAAAGCCAGAATTGCTGGAGTAGATTTAATGGTGGCTATATGTAAGCTTGCGGCTGACCAAAATAAATCAATTTACTTGCTTGGCGGAGCTAATAACGTAGCTAAAAATTGTGCCGATAAATTGCTGCAACAAATTCCCAGCCTAATCATAGCCGGCTGGCAAGATGGCGTTTTGTCCGACCAGGTTAATATTCAAAGTATTAACGACGCAAATCCAGATATCATTTTCGTCGCTTTTGGGCAAGTCAAGCAAGAAAAGTGGATTAATCAAAATTTTGCTAAATTGAGATCAGTAAAATTAGCTATGGGCGTTGGCGGCAGCTTTGATTACTTATCCGGGACAATAAAAAGAGCGCCTAAATTTTTTCGCCAAATTGGGTTGGAATGGTTGTATCGTTTGTTTAAGCAACCCACCCGTATAAATCGAATTATGAATGCTGTTTTAGTTTTTCCATACCTAGTTATAAAGTCACATGTCCAAAGTAGTCACTAG